Proteins encoded together in one Miscanthus floridulus cultivar M001 chromosome 16, ASM1932011v1, whole genome shotgun sequence window:
- the LOC136511892 gene encoding BEL1-like homeodomain protein 9, with protein MSSAAGGGYGAGGAEHQHLLLGQAAGQLYHVPQHSRREKLRFPPDPADSPPPTAWPAPPPFYSYASSSTSSYSPHSPTLAHALPAGAGAQIPSQNFALSLSSASSNPPPAPRRQLAAGVATGPYGPFTGYAAVLGRSRFLGPAQKLLEEICDVGGRPPHLDRRSDEGMLDMDAMDVAGDVDHDMDGGDRATAEAVAVCGAEQQWRKTRLISLMEDVCRRYKQYYQQLQSVISSFETVAGLSNAAPFASMALQTMSKHFKCLKGMIMSQLRNTSKVVTNDGISKDDMANFALMGGGAGLLRGNNVNAFGQPHNIWRPQRGLPERAVSVLRSWLFEHFLHPYPTDSDKQMLAKQTGLTRNQVSNWFINARVRLWKPMVEEIHNLEMLQLQKNTSVDKSQLGMQQIQHSSDRSGKPSDPSNSQRGQSSGMTRNLSSPASRHIQDELHDIPGQVSFAYNGLPTHHGLALSHPQQAQAVSAGIGVGGVAAGGGGVSLTLGLHQNNRTYIAEPLPAALPLNLPHRFGLEDVSDPYVIGSFGGQDRHFTKGIGGHHLLHDFVG; from the exons ATGTCTTCGGCGGCGGGAGGTGGATACGGGGCTGGcggcgccgagcaccagcacCTGTTGCTGGGGCAGGCCGCGGGGCAGCTCTACCACGTGCCGCAGCACAGCCGCCGCGAGAAGCTGCGGTTCCCGCCCGACCCGGCCGACTCGCCCCCTCCCACTGCCTGGCCGGCGCCCCCACCCTTCTACTCCTACGCGTCCTCGTCGACGTCGTCCTACTCGCCGCATAGCCCAACGCTGGCGCACGCGCTACCTGCAGGCGCCGGGGCCCAGATCCCAAGCCAGAACTTCGCGCTCTCGCTCTCTTCGGCGTCCTCGAACCCTCCGCCCGCGCCGCGGAGGCAGCTCGCCGCGGGGGTAGCCACGGGGCCGTACGGCCCGTTCACGGGCTACGCGGCCGTCCTCGGGCGGTCCCGGTTCCTGGGCCCCGCGCAGAAGCTGCTCGAGGAGATCTGCGACGTGGGTGGACGGCCCCCGCACCTGGACCGGCGCTCCGACGAGGGTATGCTCGACATGGACGCCATGGACGTGGCGGGGGACGTGGACCACGACATGGACGGCGGTGACCGCGCTACCGCTGAGGCGGTCGCTGTCTGCGGCGCCGAGCAGCAGTGGAGGAAGACCAGGCTCATCTCCCTCATGGAAGAC GTTTGCAGGCGATACAAACAGTACTACCAGCAGCTGCAATCTGTGATCTCCTCGTTTGAGACCGTTGCGGGGCTGAGCAACGCGGCCCCCTTTGCTTCCATGGCGCTTCAGACAATGTCGAAGCATTTCAAGTGTCTGAAGGGGATGATAATGAGCCAATTACGGAACACAAGCAAGGTCGTCACCAATGATGGTATTAGCAAGGATGATATGGCAAACTTTGCGCTTATGGGTGGTGGAGCAGGCCTCCTGAGGGGAAACAATGTGAACGCGTTCGGCCAGCCCCACAACATTTGGAGGCCTCAAAGAGGGCTTCCTGAGCGTGCAGTGTCTGTTCTTCGCTCATGGCTGTTCGAGCACTTCTTACATCC GTATCCAACTGACAGTGACAAGCAGATGCTGGCTAAACAGACAGGCCTAACAAGGAACCAG GTGTCAAATTGGTTTATCAATGCAAGGGTGCGGCTCTGGAAGCCCATGGTGGAAGAAATCCACAACCTGGAGATGCTGCAGCTGCAGAAGAACACGTCGGTGGACAAGAGTCAACTCGGCATGCAGCAGATTCAACACTCGTCGGACAGGAGTGGGAAGCCTTCTGACCCTTCAAACTCTCAGCGTGGGCAAAGCAGCGGCATGACAAGAAACCTCAGCTCTCCGGCATCACGCCATATCCAAGACGAGCTCCACGACATACCAGGCCAGGTGAGCTTTGCTTACAATGGGCTCCCCACGCACCACGGTCTTGCGCTGTCACATCCCCAGCAAGCTCAAGCGGTCAGTGCCGGCATTGGTGTTGGTGGCGTGGctgccggcggcggtggcgtttCCCTCACACTTGGCCTTCACCAGAACAACAGGACCTACATTGCCGAGCCCCTTCCGGCCGCGCTCCCGCTCAACCTCCCGCACCGTTTTGGGCTGGAGGACGTGAGCGACCCCTACGTGATTGGGTCATTCGGCGGCCAGGACCGTCATTTCACGAAGGGAATAGGTGGCCACCATTTGCTCCATGACTTTGTTGGTTGA